In a single window of the Candidatus Neomarinimicrobiota bacterium genome:
- the nusA gene encoding transcription termination factor NusA, with translation MDSKLLIQCFSDIAREKNVDRTELGTILEDLFLVLLEKQYGEGSNCSVIVNIDRGEIEIYHEKTIVEEVDDLVTEIDLVKAQKLEPDLNIGDPFIEVIDPSIFGRRLIATAKQFLSQRIRDVEKKYIFEDYYGRVGEIVIGDVRQVHRNNIYVHIEQSELRIPKEEQIESERFRRGDTIRAIVKSVEMTPKGPDIIASRSDNQFLSKLFEMEVPEIEDGIIEILAIARAAGNRSKIIVRSSDKRIDAVGACVGMRGSRIQAIVRELNGEKIDVINYTSQPEVLITRALSPAKPVNLYIDDAKRYCVALFDDDVMDSAVGKSYHNINLAATVTGYAIDAVRKSEYEGVKKDGAVYLDQVEALTPRMLELLDQAGLHTVSDFSSASREDLLAVKGMGEKVLANITSRIESQMKSVQAEKDGELVQESTEETSQESVDAALEEA, from the coding sequence TTGGACAGTAAGCTACTCATTCAGTGTTTCTCTGACATAGCGAGGGAGAAGAATGTCGATCGTACGGAGCTCGGTACGATCCTGGAAGATTTGTTCCTCGTTCTCCTTGAGAAACAGTATGGTGAAGGGTCGAACTGCAGTGTTATCGTCAACATCGATCGCGGGGAAATTGAGATTTATCATGAGAAGACAATCGTCGAAGAGGTTGATGACCTGGTGACGGAAATCGACCTTGTGAAGGCTCAGAAGTTGGAACCCGATCTTAACATTGGTGACCCGTTCATAGAAGTCATCGATCCATCGATATTTGGCAGAAGACTCATCGCCACCGCGAAACAGTTCTTGTCCCAGAGGATCCGGGACGTTGAGAAGAAATACATCTTCGAGGATTATTACGGTCGCGTGGGAGAAATTGTCATCGGAGACGTTAGACAGGTTCACAGGAATAACATTTACGTGCATATAGAGCAGAGCGAACTGAGAATTCCCAAAGAGGAGCAGATCGAATCGGAGCGGTTTCGCAGGGGTGACACCATTCGCGCCATCGTCAAATCGGTGGAGATGACGCCGAAGGGTCCGGACATTATTGCCTCAAGAAGTGACAATCAGTTCTTATCCAAGCTCTTCGAGATGGAAGTTCCGGAAATTGAAGACGGAATCATTGAAATCCTGGCAATTGCCAGGGCCGCAGGTAATCGCTCGAAGATAATTGTCAGGTCTTCGGACAAGCGTATCGACGCAGTGGGGGCATGCGTGGGTATGAGAGGGAGCAGGATCCAGGCGATCGTCCGTGAATTGAATGGCGAGAAGATCGATGTCATCAATTATACCTCCCAGCCTGAAGTGTTGATCACCCGGGCACTGTCCCCGGCCAAGCCGGTCAATCTCTACATTGATGACGCGAAACGGTACTGTGTTGCGTTATTCGATGATGACGTGATGGATTCTGCGGTGGGGAAGAGCTATCACAACATCAATCTGGCGGCCACTGTTACGGGTTACGCGATTGATGCCGTGAGAAAATCAGAGTATGAAGGAGTGAAAAAGGACGGCGCGGTCTACCTGGACCAGGTGGAGGCACTCACTCCTCGGATGCTGGAACTTCTGGACCAGGCCGGGCTTCATACGGTCTCCGACTTCTCCAGTGCGTCTAGAGAGGATTTGCTCGCGGTCAAGGGCATGGGTGAGAAAGTCCTGGCGAATATAACTTCACGAATTGAATCCCAGATGAAGAGTGTGCAAGCGGAGAAGGATGGGGAACTTGTTCAAGAGTCGACCGAAGAGACCTCCCAAGAATCTGTCGATGCCGCGCTGGAGGAGGCATAG
- a CDS encoding glycosyltransferase → MKHLDDYRGIVGDEILEQIRKKAADLSDITVAHVNATAFGGGVAEILDNLVLLMNDIGLRTDWRVLHGTPDFFEVTKKLHNGIQGMDLSFTDEEISLYAFTSEKFSRFADLQHDCLFIHDPQPLPLVRFVDNSASWIWRCHIDITHPDEESWSIVEPFILQYGKMVISGEQYRRPELPVDQRIVFPSIDPLSSKNRELSAKTVEAYLAKERIPTDKPIVAQVSRFDPWKDPEGVLQVFLEVRKQLDCRLLFCYNLASDDPEGVRIYNRMLETARPYLEKGEVIFVRGDDPVLVNVIQRSASVILQKSTREGFGMVVTEALWKGTPVVASRVGGIPNQIEDGVNGFLVEPTDIPGCAERVVQLLEDKDLSREMGSRARQTVNDKFLITRHLLDHLDLIAASQTKS, encoded by the coding sequence GTGAAGCATCTCGACGATTATCGCGGTATCGTGGGTGATGAAATTCTTGAGCAGATTCGCAAGAAGGCCGCGGATCTGTCTGATATCACCGTCGCCCATGTGAATGCGACGGCCTTCGGTGGTGGGGTGGCGGAGATTCTCGATAACCTTGTGTTGCTCATGAACGACATTGGGTTGCGAACCGATTGGAGAGTTCTCCACGGTACTCCCGACTTTTTCGAGGTAACGAAGAAACTCCACAACGGTATCCAGGGAATGGATTTGAGTTTTACGGATGAAGAAATCTCGCTCTACGCGTTCACGAGTGAAAAATTCAGCCGCTTTGCCGATCTTCAGCATGACTGCCTTTTTATTCACGACCCTCAGCCCCTGCCCCTTGTCCGTTTCGTGGACAATTCCGCTTCCTGGATCTGGCGGTGCCATATTGACATCACCCATCCGGATGAAGAGTCGTGGAGTATTGTGGAGCCTTTCATTCTCCAGTACGGCAAAATGGTGATCTCGGGTGAGCAATACAGGCGACCGGAATTGCCTGTAGACCAGCGGATTGTCTTTCCCTCCATTGATCCGCTGTCGTCGAAAAACAGAGAGCTTTCCGCAAAGACCGTTGAGGCGTACTTGGCGAAGGAGAGAATTCCCACGGACAAGCCCATTGTGGCCCAGGTCTCGCGATTCGATCCCTGGAAAGACCCCGAGGGCGTTCTTCAGGTCTTCTTGGAAGTTCGAAAACAACTGGACTGCCGCCTCCTATTCTGCTATAATCTGGCCAGTGATGATCCCGAAGGGGTGCGGATTTACAACCGGATGCTCGAGACCGCGCGTCCCTATCTGGAAAAAGGGGAAGTGATTTTTGTAAGAGGGGATGATCCAGTACTGGTGAATGTGATTCAGCGGTCCGCATCGGTCATCCTTCAGAAATCCACCAGGGAAGGATTTGGAATGGTCGTAACTGAGGCGCTCTGGAAAGGAACTCCTGTTGTGGCTTCCAGAGTAGGGGGAATACCCAATCAGATCGAAGATGGCGTGAACGGTTTCCTTGTGGAACCCACCGATATTCCTGGCTGCGCCGAAAGAGTGGTTCAGCTGCTTGAGGACAAGGATTTGTCACGCGAAATGGGGTCCAGGGCCAGGCAGACGGTGAATGATAAGTTTCTCATTACTCGCCATCTGCTGGATCATCTGGATCTGATCGCGGCAAGTCAGACCAAGTCCTAA
- a CDS encoding sodium:solute symporter family protein — translation MIDLFIVLAFVAYSISAGFRAKSKASRNLTEYFLAGRTIAGWKAGFSMAATQYAADTPLLVTGLIAVGGIFMLWRLWIYALAFLMMGFVLGRAWRRAMVLTDAEFTEIRYSGKGVLTLRALKAIYYGTVINCTVMAMVLVAATRISETFLFWHEWLPSGMYDLIYGWVKTVGVSLASGTTGLDIYVATTNNIISILAILAFTTLYSTTGGLRSVIATDIVQFSIAMLGTLAFAVIAVSKAGGLNGMIESLVSLYGQARASEILSFRPSTWEAFLPFLVLISLQWFFQMNSDGTGYLAQRTMACRTDRGARTAGFIFTVAQILVRSLFWLPIGIALLVLYPYDPSSAGGETFVAGREILFATGIRDLLPVGIRGLMLTGLLAALASTIDTHLTWGASYWSNDIYLRLINRHWLKRKPSSRELVIVARLSNLLILAIALTIMANLGSIQTAWYISLLFGAGTGSVLVLRWLWERINLYSELAAMAASLLIAPIILFTVDAEWLRLLLMSVSSTGIVLAVTLSTRETDPVVLDAFYERVNPPGWWKKTALRKGIAPGHPGRMLREGAYLVVTTAATMFLLLIGIAKVMLHDPTESPFTGWIYVLAGLATVPFWWKKVRAQQ, via the coding sequence ATGATTGACCTCTTTATCGTTCTAGCCTTTGTGGCTTACAGTATCAGCGCCGGTTTCCGGGCCAAATCAAAGGCTTCCAGGAACCTTACGGAGTATTTTCTCGCGGGACGGACGATCGCCGGGTGGAAAGCGGGCTTCAGTATGGCTGCCACGCAATACGCGGCGGATACTCCCCTTCTGGTGACGGGACTCATTGCCGTAGGTGGCATTTTCATGCTGTGGCGACTCTGGATTTACGCCCTGGCCTTCCTGATGATGGGCTTCGTTCTCGGCCGGGCCTGGCGGCGTGCCATGGTGCTGACGGACGCAGAGTTCACTGAAATCCGCTACAGCGGAAAGGGTGTCCTGACCCTGAGGGCGCTGAAAGCCATCTATTACGGAACCGTGATTAACTGCACCGTCATGGCCATGGTGCTGGTGGCGGCAACCCGAATATCGGAGACTTTCCTGTTCTGGCATGAATGGCTCCCCTCGGGCATGTACGACCTCATTTATGGATGGGTCAAAACTGTTGGTGTTTCCCTGGCGTCCGGAACAACGGGATTGGACATATACGTAGCTACTACCAACAACATCATAAGTATCCTGGCCATCCTGGCTTTCACGACACTTTACTCCACCACAGGCGGGCTGAGGAGCGTTATCGCCACCGATATCGTGCAGTTTTCTATCGCTATGCTGGGTACCCTTGCGTTCGCGGTCATCGCCGTGTCCAAAGCCGGGGGTCTCAACGGAATGATTGAATCGTTGGTCAGTCTTTATGGGCAGGCAAGAGCGAGCGAGATTCTTTCTTTCCGTCCCTCGACCTGGGAGGCATTCCTTCCGTTCCTGGTGCTTATCAGCCTCCAGTGGTTCTTCCAGATGAACAGCGACGGCACCGGATACCTTGCCCAACGTACCATGGCCTGCCGCACAGACAGAGGGGCAAGAACTGCGGGATTCATATTTACCGTTGCCCAGATTCTTGTTCGAAGTCTCTTCTGGCTTCCCATCGGCATTGCCCTTCTTGTTCTTTATCCCTACGATCCATCCTCCGCGGGCGGGGAGACCTTCGTCGCAGGCCGGGAAATACTGTTTGCCACGGGCATCAGGGATCTGCTCCCGGTGGGAATAAGAGGACTCATGCTCACGGGGCTGCTGGCTGCTCTTGCATCCACCATCGACACCCATCTCACATGGGGAGCAAGTTACTGGAGCAACGACATCTACTTGAGACTGATTAACCGGCACTGGCTCAAAAGAAAACCGTCTTCCAGGGAACTGGTCATCGTGGCTCGCCTGTCCAATCTCCTCATTCTCGCCATTGCCCTTACCATCATGGCCAACCTTGGTTCCATCCAGACAGCCTGGTACATCTCCCTGTTATTCGGGGCGGGGACGGGGTCGGTTCTTGTGCTGAGATGGCTCTGGGAACGAATCAATCTCTATTCCGAGCTTGCCGCCATGGCGGCCTCACTTCTCATAGCGCCGATAATCCTCTTCACTGTCGATGCGGAATGGCTAAGATTGCTTCTTATGTCAGTCTCCTCTACCGGAATCGTGTTGGCCGTGACATTGTCAACCCGGGAAACGGATCCCGTGGTTCTCGACGCGTTCTACGAAAGGGTAAATCCCCCGGGCTGGTGGAAGAAAACGGCCTTAAGGAAGGGTATTGCCCCGGGTCACCCCGGGCGCATGTTACGGGAAGGAGCATATCTGGTGGTGACCACGGCGGCCACGATGTTTCTCCTTCTCATTGGAATTGCAAAGGTCATGCTCCATGATCCCACTGAGTCCCCTTTCACCGGTTGGATTTACGTTCTGGCGGGCCTCGCCACGGTCCCTTTTTGGTGGAAAAAAGTGAGAGCGCAGCAGTAG